In Nocardia sp. NBC_00403, one DNA window encodes the following:
- a CDS encoding TM2 domain-containing protein, which translates to MTDPYNPGPQYGPPGTGPDLNKSADPSQPQYPQADPYGQPQFGQPADPYAQQQPGSYGQPGGYGQPGGYPPAPYQQPQGYNPNDPEAPYGRDQFGVPFSDKQKLIAGLLQIFLGAFGVGRFYTGYTGIAIAQIAVTWLTCGIGGIWPLVDGIMMLVGKVPDSDGRPLRD; encoded by the coding sequence GTGACCGACCCTTACAACCCAGGACCGCAGTACGGCCCGCCCGGTACGGGGCCGGACTTGAACAAGTCGGCGGACCCGAGCCAGCCGCAGTACCCGCAGGCCGATCCGTACGGCCAGCCGCAGTTCGGTCAGCCCGCCGACCCGTACGCACAGCAGCAGCCGGGGAGCTACGGGCAGCCGGGTGGCTACGGGCAGCCGGGTGGCTACCCACCCGCGCCGTACCAGCAGCCACAGGGATACAACCCGAACGATCCGGAAGCGCCCTACGGGCGTGACCAGTTCGGTGTGCCCTTCTCGGATAAGCAGAAGCTGATCGCGGGGCTGCTGCAGATCTTCCTCGGCGCGTTCGGTGTCGGCCGCTTCTACACCGGTTATACCGGCATCGCCATCGCGCAGATCGCGGTCACCTGGTTGACCTGTGGCATCGGTGGCATCTGGCCGCTGGTCGACGGCATCATGATGCTGGTGGGCAAGGTGCCCGATAGCGACGGCCGTCCACTGCGCGACTGA